A region from the Curtobacterium sp. MCBA15_012 genome encodes:
- a CDS encoding adenine phosphoribosyltransferase — translation MTETAAALVERLTAIVPDFPKPGILFRDVTPVFSDPVAFGRVCEALAAPFAIGAGFSAVAGIEARGFALAGGIAAQHQVGVLTVRKAGKLPGEVLSEQYALEYGEAELELRPGQLPQGTRVLVVDDVLATGGTGAATITLLERAGYEAIGFASLLELDGLAGRERLEPRLPVTTLGRVPA, via the coding sequence GTGACCGAAACCGCTGCTGCCCTCGTCGAACGACTCACCGCGATCGTCCCGGACTTCCCGAAGCCGGGGATCCTGTTCCGCGACGTGACGCCGGTCTTCTCCGACCCGGTCGCCTTCGGCCGCGTCTGCGAGGCCCTCGCCGCCCCGTTCGCGATCGGTGCCGGGTTCTCGGCCGTCGCGGGCATCGAGGCACGCGGGTTCGCCCTGGCCGGCGGGATCGCCGCGCAGCACCAGGTCGGCGTCCTGACCGTCCGCAAGGCCGGCAAGCTCCCCGGCGAGGTGCTCAGTGAGCAGTACGCGCTCGAGTACGGCGAGGCCGAACTCGAGCTCCGCCCCGGGCAGCTGCCCCAGGGCACCCGGGTGCTCGTCGTCGACGACGTCCTCGCCACGGGTGGGACCGGTGCGGCGACGATCACGCTGCTCGAGCGCGCCGGGTACGAGGCGATCGGGTTCGCGTCGCTGCTCGAGCTCGACGGGCTGGCGGGTCGGGAGCGCCTGGAGCCGCGCCTGCCCGTGACCACGCTCGGACGCGTCCCCGCCTGA
- the thrS gene encoding threonine--tRNA ligase, whose amino-acid sequence MTESVAPAPADLPQAPEPRTATTTTTGTELFAGVRGVVAIRVDGVLKDLAADVQAGETAEPVTLDEQDGLDILRHSAAHVLAQAVQQINPDAKLGIGPPVTDGYYYDFDVAEPFTPDDLKAIEKGMDRIVKQAQRFRRKVVTDDEARELMTGEPYKQELIGLKGAAAEGDSGESVEVGAGELTVYENVDPKTGEVVWQDLCRGPHVPHTRWIGNASKLMRVAAAYWRGSEKNPQLQRVYGTAWPDKDQLKAYLVRLEEAAKRDHRKLGAELDLFSFPDEIGSGLAIFHPKGGIIRREMEDYSRRRHEQEGYSFVYTPHITKGDLFEQSGHLGWYKDGMFPAMHMDEARDEDGNVTRQGADYYLKPMNCPMHILAYRSQARSYRDLPLRMFEFGTVYRNEKSGVIHGLTRVRGMTQDDAHIFTTQEKMKEELTTTLEFVLSLLRDYGLDDFYLELSTKDPEKYVGDDDVWDIATNTLREVAEESGLELVPDPAGAAFYGPKISVQARDAIGRTWQMSTVQLDFNLPERFELEYTAPDGSRKRPVMIHRALFGSIERFFGVLTEHYAGAFPAWLSPVQVVAIPVAAEYGDYLDEVVAKLRAHGVRAEVDHSDDRMQKKIRTHTKAKVPFQLIAGGDDRDAGAVSFRFRDGRQDNGVPVDEAVERITTAIRDRARV is encoded by the coding sequence GTGACCGAGTCAGTCGCACCCGCGCCCGCAGACCTTCCCCAGGCACCCGAGCCCCGCACCGCGACGACGACCACGACGGGCACCGAGCTCTTCGCCGGCGTCCGCGGCGTGGTGGCGATCCGCGTCGACGGCGTGCTCAAGGACCTCGCCGCCGACGTGCAGGCGGGCGAGACCGCCGAGCCGGTGACGCTCGACGAGCAGGACGGCCTCGACATCCTCCGCCACTCGGCCGCGCACGTGCTCGCGCAGGCCGTGCAGCAGATCAACCCCGACGCGAAGCTCGGCATCGGCCCGCCCGTCACCGACGGCTACTACTACGACTTCGACGTCGCCGAGCCGTTCACCCCGGACGACCTCAAGGCGATCGAGAAGGGCATGGACCGCATCGTCAAGCAGGCTCAGCGCTTCCGGCGCAAGGTCGTCACGGACGACGAGGCCCGCGAGCTCATGACTGGGGAGCCGTACAAGCAGGAGCTCATCGGGCTCAAGGGCGCCGCTGCCGAGGGTGACTCGGGCGAGAGCGTCGAGGTCGGCGCCGGCGAGCTGACCGTGTACGAGAACGTCGACCCGAAGACCGGCGAGGTCGTCTGGCAGGACCTCTGCCGCGGGCCGCACGTCCCGCACACCCGCTGGATCGGCAACGCCTCGAAGCTCATGCGCGTCGCCGCGGCGTACTGGCGCGGCTCCGAGAAGAACCCGCAGCTGCAGCGCGTCTACGGCACCGCCTGGCCGGACAAGGACCAGCTCAAGGCGTACCTCGTGCGCCTCGAGGAGGCCGCCAAGCGCGACCACCGCAAGCTCGGCGCCGAGCTCGACCTGTTCTCGTTCCCCGACGAGATCGGCTCCGGGCTGGCGATCTTCCACCCGAAGGGCGGCATCATCCGCCGCGAGATGGAGGACTACTCGCGCCGTCGGCACGAGCAGGAGGGCTACTCCTTCGTCTACACGCCGCACATCACCAAGGGCGACCTGTTCGAGCAGTCCGGGCACCTCGGCTGGTACAAGGACGGCATGTTCCCGGCCATGCACATGGACGAGGCGCGCGACGAGGACGGCAACGTCACCCGGCAGGGCGCGGACTACTACCTCAAGCCGATGAACTGCCCGATGCACATCCTGGCGTACCGCTCGCAGGCCCGGTCGTACCGGGACCTGCCGCTGCGGATGTTCGAGTTCGGCACCGTGTACCGCAACGAGAAGTCCGGCGTCATCCACGGCCTGACGCGCGTCCGCGGCATGACCCAGGACGACGCCCACATCTTCACCACCCAGGAGAAGATGAAGGAGGAGCTGACCACGACCCTCGAGTTCGTGCTCTCGCTGCTCCGCGACTACGGCCTCGACGACTTCTACCTCGAGCTGTCCACGAAGGACCCCGAGAAGTACGTCGGCGACGACGACGTCTGGGACATCGCGACGAACACCCTGCGCGAGGTCGCCGAGGAGTCCGGGCTCGAGCTCGTCCCGGACCCCGCGGGTGCCGCGTTCTACGGCCCGAAGATCTCCGTCCAGGCGCGCGACGCCATCGGCCGCACCTGGCAGATGTCCACCGTGCAGCTCGACTTCAACCTGCCCGAGCGCTTCGAGCTCGAGTACACGGCGCCGGACGGCTCCCGGAAGCGCCCGGTGATGATCCACCGCGCCCTGTTCGGCTCGATCGAGCGGTTCTTCGGCGTCCTGACCGAGCACTACGCGGGCGCCTTCCCGGCCTGGCTGTCGCCGGTCCAGGTCGTCGCGATCCCGGTCGCCGCCGAGTACGGCGACTACCTCGACGAGGTCGTCGCGAAGCTCCGCGCGCACGGGGTCCGTGCCGAGGTCGACCACTCGGACGACCGCATGCAGAAGAAGATCCGCACGCACACCAAGGCGAAGGTGCCGTTCCAGCTCATCGCCGGTGGCGACGACCGCGACGCCGGGGCGGTCTCGTTCCGGTTCCGCGACGGCCGCCAGGACAACGGCGTGCCCGTCGACGAGGCGGTCGAGCGCATCACCACCGCGATCCGCGACCGCGCGCGGGTCTGA
- a CDS encoding HIT domain-containing protein, which translates to MVAEQPGGSPEVPGTGHVVDAAGAGAAAAPGATDAVRPGAAGTGSADDPLVIRDAATGAAVPDAFQRLWNPHRMAYIDAGREGKGRGHEDDCPFCEAPGKSDEDGLIVARGEHAYVLLNLFPYNNGHLLVCPYRHVPLYDEATPDELREMGELTQTAMRVLREVSHCDGFNIGMNQGEVAGAGVAAHLHQHVVPRWASDANFFPIIARTKSMSQLLGDTRRLVAEGWPAAD; encoded by the coding sequence ATGGTCGCCGAGCAGCCGGGAGGCTCGCCCGAGGTCCCCGGGACCGGTCACGTCGTCGACGCGGCCGGCGCCGGGGCCGCGGCTGCGCCCGGCGCGACGGACGCGGTCCGCCCCGGGGCCGCCGGCACCGGGTCCGCGGACGACCCGCTGGTCATCCGTGACGCCGCCACCGGCGCCGCGGTGCCGGACGCCTTCCAGCGCCTCTGGAACCCGCACCGGATGGCGTACATCGACGCCGGTCGCGAGGGCAAGGGGCGCGGGCACGAGGACGACTGCCCGTTCTGCGAGGCACCGGGGAAGTCCGACGAGGACGGCCTGATCGTCGCCCGCGGCGAGCACGCGTACGTGCTGCTCAACCTCTTCCCGTACAACAACGGCCACCTGCTGGTCTGCCCCTACCGCCACGTCCCGCTCTACGACGAGGCGACCCCCGACGAGCTCCGCGAGATGGGCGAGCTGACCCAGACCGCGATGCGCGTCCTCCGCGAGGTCTCGCACTGCGACGGCTTCAACATCGGCATGAACCAGGGCGAGGTCGCCGGCGCCGGTGTGGCCGCGCACCTGCACCAGCACGTCGTGCCGCGGTGGGCCTCGGACGCGAACTTCTTCCCGATCATCGCCCGCACGAAGTCGATGTCCCAGCTGTTGGGGGACACCCGCCGTCTCGTCGCGGAGGGCTGGCCCGCTGCGGACTAG
- the pdxS gene encoding pyridoxal 5'-phosphate synthase lyase subunit PdxS, producing the protein MSDSTSTSGTNGNGTSITGSDRVKRGLAEMLKGGVIMDVIDAEQARIAEEAGATAVMALERVPADIRAQGGVARMSDPSMIEEIIAAVSIPVMAKARIGHFVEAQVLQELGVDYIDESEVLSPADYVNHIDKWNFTTPFVCGATNLGEALRRITEGAAMIRSKGEAGTGDVSEATKHIRTISKEIAALRYLKEDELYVAAKELQAPFDVVKEVAQTGKLPVVLFTAGGVATPADAAMMMQLGADGVFVGSGIFKSGDPAARAAAIVKAVTFHDDPKVIAEVSRGLGEAMVGINVADVPAPHRLAERGW; encoded by the coding sequence ATGAGCGACAGCACCAGCACCTCGGGCACCAACGGCAACGGCACCTCGATCACCGGCTCCGACCGCGTCAAGCGCGGCCTCGCCGAGATGCTCAAGGGCGGCGTCATCATGGACGTCATCGACGCCGAGCAGGCGCGCATCGCGGAAGAGGCCGGCGCGACCGCCGTCATGGCCCTCGAGCGCGTGCCCGCCGACATCCGCGCGCAGGGCGGCGTCGCCCGCATGTCCGACCCGTCGATGATCGAGGAGATCATCGCCGCGGTGTCGATCCCGGTCATGGCGAAGGCCCGCATCGGCCACTTCGTCGAGGCGCAGGTGCTGCAGGAGCTCGGCGTCGACTACATCGACGAGTCCGAGGTGCTGTCGCCGGCCGACTACGTCAACCACATCGACAAGTGGAACTTCACCACCCCCTTCGTCTGCGGTGCCACCAACCTGGGCGAGGCGCTCCGTCGCATCACCGAGGGCGCCGCGATGATCCGCTCCAAGGGCGAGGCCGGCACCGGTGACGTCTCCGAGGCGACCAAGCACATCCGCACCATCTCGAAGGAGATCGCGGCGCTGCGGTACCTCAAGGAGGACGAGCTCTACGTCGCCGCCAAGGAGCTCCAGGCGCCGTTCGACGTCGTCAAGGAGGTCGCCCAGACCGGCAAGCTCCCGGTCGTGCTCTTCACCGCCGGTGGCGTGGCCACCCCGGCCGACGCCGCGATGATGATGCAGCTCGGTGCCGACGGCGTGTTCGTGGGCTCGGGCATCTTCAAGTCGGGCGACCCCGCCGCGCGTGCCGCCGCGATCGTCAAGGCCGTGACCTTCCACGACGACCCCAAGGTCATCGCCGAGGTGTCCCGCGGGCTCGGCGAGGCGATGGTCGGCATCAACGTCGCCGACGTCCCCGCCCCGCACCGTCTCGCCGAGCGCGGCTGGTGA
- the pdxT gene encoding pyridoxal 5'-phosphate synthase glutaminase subunit PdxT, translated as MSARPRIGVLALQGDFREHIASLTELGADVVPLRRPEEIDTLDGVVIPGGESSVMDKLSRAFGVAEPLSAAVRAGLPTYGTCAGMIMLSSRIAAGIPGQQTLDVLDTTVRRNAFGSQNDSFETDIPMPALGEAPVHAVFIRAPVVEQHGAGVEVLGALADGQVVAVQQGNVLASAFHPEVAGEDRFHRRFLAMVASA; from the coding sequence GTGAGCGCCCGACCCCGCATCGGGGTCCTGGCGCTGCAGGGTGACTTCCGCGAGCACATCGCCTCGCTGACCGAACTCGGCGCGGACGTCGTGCCGCTCCGCCGCCCGGAAGAAATCGACACCCTCGACGGTGTCGTGATCCCCGGCGGCGAGTCGAGCGTCATGGACAAGCTCTCGCGGGCGTTCGGCGTGGCCGAGCCCCTGTCGGCCGCGGTCCGCGCCGGGCTGCCGACGTACGGCACGTGCGCGGGCATGATCATGCTCTCGTCGCGGATCGCCGCGGGCATCCCCGGGCAGCAGACGCTCGACGTGCTCGACACCACCGTGCGGCGGAACGCGTTCGGCAGCCAGAACGACTCCTTCGAGACCGACATCCCGATGCCGGCGCTCGGTGAGGCCCCGGTGCACGCGGTCTTCATCCGGGCCCCCGTGGTGGAGCAGCACGGCGCGGGCGTCGAGGTCCTCGGTGCCCTCGCCGACGGGCAGGTCGTCGCCGTGCAGCAGGGCAACGTGCTCGCGAGCGCGTTCCACCCGGAGGTCGCGGGCGAGGACCGCTTCCACCGCCGCTTCCTGGCGATGGTCGCGTCGGCCTGA
- a CDS encoding YebC/PmpR family DNA-binding transcriptional regulator — translation MSGHSKWATTKHKKAVIDSRRAKSFAKLIKNIEVAAKMGGADLSGNPTLVDAVQKAKKTSVPNDNIDRAIKRGAGLTGESIEYTTIMYEGYGPNGVAMLVECLTDNKNRAAAEVRTAMSRNGGTMADPGSVAYNFSRKGVISVSKVDGLDEDTVMTAVLDAGVEDVIDQGGGFEVITEASDLVAARTALQEAGIDYDSADAEFVPGLKVPIDADTARKVFKLIDALEDSDDVQNVYANFDIPADVQAELDEDED, via the coding sequence GTGTCCGGGCATTCCAAGTGGGCAACGACCAAGCACAAGAAGGCCGTCATCGACAGCCGTCGTGCCAAGTCGTTCGCCAAGCTCATCAAGAACATCGAGGTCGCGGCCAAGATGGGCGGTGCCGACCTGTCGGGCAACCCGACCCTGGTCGACGCGGTCCAGAAGGCCAAGAAGACCTCGGTGCCGAACGACAACATCGACCGCGCCATCAAGCGCGGCGCCGGCCTGACCGGTGAGTCGATCGAGTACACGACGATCATGTACGAGGGCTACGGCCCGAACGGCGTCGCGATGCTCGTCGAGTGCCTCACGGACAACAAGAACCGTGCCGCGGCTGAGGTCCGCACGGCGATGTCGCGCAACGGCGGCACCATGGCCGACCCGGGCAGCGTCGCGTACAACTTCTCCCGCAAGGGCGTCATCTCGGTGTCGAAGGTCGACGGCCTCGACGAGGACACCGTCATGACGGCCGTGCTCGACGCGGGTGTCGAGGACGTCATCGACCAGGGCGGCGGCTTCGAGGTCATCACCGAGGCGTCCGACCTCGTGGCGGCCCGCACCGCGCTGCAGGAGGCCGGCATCGACTACGACTCGGCCGACGCCGAGTTCGTGCCGGGGCTCAAGGTCCCGATCGACGCCGACACCGCGCGCAAGGTCTTCAAGCTGATCGACGCGCTCGAGGACAGCGACGACGTGCAGAACGTCTACGCGAACTTCGACATCCCCGCGGACGTCCAGGCCGAGCTCGACGAGGACGAGGACTAG
- the ruvC gene encoding crossover junction endodeoxyribonuclease RuvC has protein sequence MLRVLGVDPGLTRCGVGVVEVAPNRRARLVHVTVVRTPADMALEQRLLRIADGIAAEIDEHRPDAVAVERVFAQANVRTVMGTAQAAGLALHAAAARGLPVGLHTPSEVKAAVTGYGNADKRQVQTMIARVLGLDEAPKPADAADALALAVCHAWRLGSPDRVGPGPATLTPAQRAWREAQNGGTADSPLARAAAAAARPNGAAAARRAAARQA, from the coding sequence ATGCTCCGGGTGCTCGGGGTCGACCCCGGGCTGACCCGGTGCGGCGTCGGCGTGGTCGAGGTCGCACCGAACCGGCGCGCCCGGCTCGTGCACGTCACGGTCGTGCGCACGCCGGCTGACATGGCGCTCGAGCAGCGCCTGCTCCGCATCGCCGACGGCATCGCCGCCGAGATCGACGAGCACCGTCCGGACGCCGTCGCGGTCGAGCGGGTGTTCGCGCAGGCGAACGTCCGGACCGTGATGGGGACGGCGCAGGCCGCCGGGCTCGCCCTGCACGCCGCCGCGGCGCGCGGGCTGCCCGTCGGGCTGCACACCCCCTCCGAGGTGAAGGCCGCGGTCACGGGGTACGGCAACGCCGACAAGCGGCAGGTCCAGACGATGATCGCGCGGGTGCTCGGTCTCGACGAGGCCCCGAAGCCCGCCGACGCCGCGGACGCGCTCGCCCTGGCCGTGTGCCATGCCTGGAGGCTCGGATCGCCCGACCGGGTCGGCCCCGGTCCGGCGACGCTCACCCCGGCGCAACGCGCGTGGCGCGAGGCGCAGAACGGCGGGACCGCGGACTCGCCGCTCGCGCGTGCCGCGGCGGCCGCCGCGCGCCCGAACGGGGCAGCCGCCGCGCGTCGCGCGGCCGCCCGCCAGGCCTGA
- the ruvA gene encoding Holliday junction branch migration protein RuvA, protein MIASLRGTCIDVAGSAVVVEAGGVGYAVTVTPAHALTMRQGSEVFLRTAMIVREDEHLLFGFESTDALQVFDLLRSVSGVGPKSAMGVLAHLDPSQVANAVANEDDAAFRKVSGIGPKTAKLITVALAGKLVAFERAPAGAPVAGAAGAHPAALDVVSALIGLGWREDAAQSAVDAVVANDPGAAAMGTQSLLRAALGTLRPTGAGR, encoded by the coding sequence ATGATCGCGAGTCTCCGGGGCACCTGCATCGACGTCGCCGGATCGGCCGTGGTGGTCGAGGCCGGGGGAGTGGGCTACGCCGTCACCGTCACCCCGGCCCACGCCCTGACCATGCGCCAGGGTTCCGAGGTGTTCCTGCGCACCGCGATGATCGTGCGCGAGGACGAGCACCTGCTCTTCGGGTTCGAGTCGACCGATGCGCTCCAGGTGTTCGACCTGCTCCGGAGCGTGTCCGGCGTCGGACCGAAGTCGGCGATGGGCGTCCTGGCGCACCTCGACCCGTCCCAGGTCGCGAACGCCGTCGCGAACGAGGACGACGCGGCCTTCCGCAAGGTGTCCGGCATCGGTCCGAAGACCGCGAAGCTCATCACGGTCGCCCTGGCCGGCAAGCTCGTCGCGTTCGAGCGGGCCCCCGCCGGTGCGCCCGTCGCGGGTGCCGCCGGTGCGCACCCGGCCGCGCTCGACGTCGTGTCGGCGCTCATCGGCCTCGGCTGGCGCGAGGACGCCGCGCAGTCCGCCGTCGACGCGGTCGTCGCAAACGACCCCGGCGCCGCAGCCATGGGCACGCAGTCGCTCCTCCGTGCCGCGCTCGGCACCCTCCGCCCGACGGGTGCGGGCCGGTGA
- the ruvB gene encoding Holliday junction branch migration DNA helicase RuvB, with the protein MSGITSAGAESQEELAFEGALRPKSLDEFVGQRKVRGQLDLLLKAAAMQERTPDHILMAGPPGLGKTTLAMIVAHESGRPLRMSSGPAIQHAGDLAAVLSSLVPGEVLFIDEIHRMARSAEEMLYLAMEDFRIDVMVGKGAGATSIPLDLAPFTLVGATTRAGLLPNPLRDRFGFTAHLEFYEKGELEQVLIRAAHLLDLQIDRTALREIAGRSRGTPRIANRLLRRVRDFALVHRTSDGMAAVQGALDLYDVDELGLDRLDRAVVETMLTRFDGGPVGLNTLAVSVGEESETIESVVEPFLVRVGLVTRTPRGRIATPQAWRHFGLTPGAGAAAQPGLPIDD; encoded by the coding sequence GTGAGCGGCATCACGTCCGCCGGTGCCGAGTCCCAGGAGGAACTCGCCTTCGAGGGCGCGCTCCGCCCGAAGTCCCTCGACGAGTTCGTCGGGCAGCGCAAGGTCCGCGGGCAGCTCGACCTGCTGCTCAAGGCCGCAGCGATGCAGGAGCGCACGCCCGACCACATCCTGATGGCCGGTCCGCCCGGCCTCGGCAAGACGACGCTCGCGATGATCGTCGCCCACGAGTCCGGTCGCCCGCTGCGCATGTCGAGCGGCCCGGCGATCCAGCACGCCGGCGACCTCGCCGCGGTGCTGTCGTCCCTGGTCCCCGGCGAGGTCCTGTTCATCGACGAGATCCACCGCATGGCGCGATCGGCGGAGGAGATGCTCTACCTCGCGATGGAGGACTTCCGCATCGACGTCATGGTGGGCAAGGGTGCCGGCGCGACGAGCATCCCGCTCGACCTCGCCCCGTTCACCCTCGTCGGCGCCACGACGCGGGCGGGCTTGCTGCCGAACCCGCTGCGCGACCGCTTCGGCTTCACCGCCCACCTCGAGTTCTACGAGAAGGGCGAACTCGAGCAGGTCCTCATCCGGGCGGCGCACCTGCTCGACCTGCAGATCGACCGGACCGCCCTGCGGGAGATCGCGGGCCGCTCCCGCGGGACGCCGCGCATCGCGAACCGCCTGCTGCGGCGCGTCCGGGACTTCGCCCTCGTGCACCGCACGTCCGACGGGATGGCGGCGGTGCAGGGTGCGCTCGACCTCTACGACGTCGACGAACTCGGCCTGGACCGTCTCGACCGCGCCGTGGTCGAGACGATGCTCACCCGGTTCGACGGCGGCCCGGTCGGCCTGAACACCCTCGCGGTCTCGGTGGGCGAGGAGTCCGAGACGATCGAGTCGGTCGTCGAGCCGTTCCTCGTCCGCGTCGGCCTCGTCACGAGGACCCCGCGCGGGCGCATCGCCACGCCGCAGGCCTGGCGGCACTTCGGCCTCACGCCGGGCGCGGGTGCCGCTGCGCAACCAGGACTCCCCATCGACGACTAG